In Syntrophorhabdaceae bacterium, the genomic stretch TCGAATTGACTGAAAAGGGGCGCGCGGCGTATCGTTTAGTTGTTAAGAGACCTCTGCAGCTTAGAATATTTTCTGTACTCCCAAGGAAAGAGCGTCAACGATTAAGAGACTCTTTATATGCGCTTTACAGTGAAGCATGTGAAGCTCTTGGTGAAAAAAGTCTTCCACTTAGCTCGACGTTTGTCCGAAAGAAAAGGTGACCCCAGAGCTTTCTTACGGGAAGTGTCTCAAGAACCGAAGGTATCGCATCTTTATCTATCCACCGAAGACCGTCAGGTTTGGCAAGATCGCTTGCCAGCTTGGCGATCAAGATATTGGGGCCCATCCCGATGGTGCAGTTGATACCGAGCTCATCCTTGACGGTCTTCTTGATGGTCCGGGCTAACCCATCGGGACCCCCGAAAAGATGGTGTGATCCGGTTATGTCGAGGAATATTTCGTCTATGGAATAGATCTCGATATCGGGCGTAAAGCGTTCGCAGATCTTTTCGAGCCTGCCGCAGATCTCGGCATACCGTGTGTGGTTGCCGACGACGAAGATAATATGGGGACAGAGCTTCTTTGCCTCGTGCGGAGTCATCCCTGTTCTCACACCGTATGCCCTTGCCTCATAGGAAGAGGTGGTGATGACTGTTCGTGCGCCGGCGCCGGTTACGGCAATGGGTTTACCCTGAAGAGCAGAGTTGACCTGCTGTT encodes the following:
- a CDS encoding DNA polymerase IV — its product is MSKIILCVDMDAFFASVEQQVNSALQGKPIAVTGAGARTVITTSSYEARAYGVRTGMTPHEAKKLCPHIIFVVGNHTRYAEICGRLEKICERFTPDIEIYSIDEIFLDITGSHHLFGGPDGLARTIKKTVKDELGINCTIGMGPNILIAKLASDLAKPDGLRWIDKDAIPSVLETLPVRKLWGHLFFRTNVELSGRLFSPRASHASL